One region of Permianibacter fluminis genomic DNA includes:
- a CDS encoding DUF1569 domain-containing protein, with product MNRRHFLLAGAAALVGSTVVGHVLSKRQLEAFATLDITPRLQALKGQTLRSTGTWLPAQIFTHLAQSIEFSLTGYPQAKPAWFQHTVGAAAFAAFSVAGAMRHNLAEPIPGAPTLDGITDTDTDAALDRLLAALQQFDAHHASLAEHFAYGQLDARQYRAAHLMHIENHLREVLV from the coding sequence ATGAACCGTCGCCATTTTCTGCTTGCCGGCGCGGCAGCCCTTGTTGGCAGCACGGTTGTCGGTCATGTGCTGAGCAAGCGCCAGCTCGAAGCGTTTGCCACGCTCGACATCACGCCACGGCTGCAGGCGCTCAAGGGCCAGACCCTGCGCAGCACCGGCACGTGGTTGCCGGCGCAAATTTTTACTCACCTGGCCCAGAGCATCGAGTTTTCACTGACCGGCTATCCGCAAGCCAAGCCGGCCTGGTTTCAGCACACGGTCGGTGCCGCGGCATTCGCTGCGTTTTCGGTGGCAGGCGCCATGCGCCATAACCTCGCCGAACCGATTCCCGGTGCGCCAACACTGGACGGCATTACCGATACCGATACCGATGCAGCCTTGGACCGGTTGCTGGCTGCTTTGCAACAGTTCGACGCTCATCACGCCAGCCTTGCCGAGCACTTCGCCTACGGCCAACTCGACGCCCGGCAATACCGGGCCGCGCATTTGATGCATATCGAGAACCATCTGCGCGAAGTGCTGGTCTGA